In Capsicum annuum cultivar UCD-10X-F1 chromosome 7, UCD10Xv1.1, whole genome shotgun sequence, one genomic interval encodes:
- the LOC107853611 gene encoding uncharacterized protein LOC107853611 — protein MEDEEETKQILKILKALKQASQQLQTNPQEADNTTESDSSSSSAIKALLDLDTESDSLLSSDPNLSNLSHHISDLKILISSLHKSKVNHGRIKSFLTRRVKSHEITRVAEIIESEIQDWIDRESIMNLTSQLQQIRSRTDLLESAGSSSSQYEEEMNHTSQLQQIRSTNLLESSGSSSSSYEEEDIIEKLSLFHDRLSQGFNINLQDLLLKSNIFSELEFLLCNCNVSQRVREKAGYALKEVVLFNKDVFVGQVLMGQTIKSLVSVDSLCSLEVLISLIRAIRSPLVDVIESVGGISKVISYLNSDDLALKVMAMDCILEIAYFGRKEAIESMLNCELIKKLVQLQRSELGGDLIDLGKAQLKEAEVEEEDKGNNKMKKKKRGYGEKRYLERHPFASCVARFGVQLEVGEGLRQREKRGFKQEILKKIREACDTDAEAATIVAEVLWGSSP, from the exons ATggaggatgaagaagaaacaaaacaaatattaaaaatcctcaaagcacTAAAACAAGCTTCACAACAACTACAAACCAATCCACAAGAAGCTGATAATACAACTGAATCCGACTCATCTTCTTCATCTGCAATCAAAGCATTACTTGACCTCGACACAGAATCCGACTCTCTACTCTCCTCAGACCCTAACCTCTCGAACCTCTCTCACCATATCTCCGATCTCAAAATCCTCATTTCTTCGTTACATAAATCAAAAGTCAACCATGGTAGGATCAAATCATTTCTCACTCGTCGTGTTAAGAGTCATGAAATCACACGAGTTGCTGAGATAATCGAGTCGGAAATCCAAGATTGGATTGACCGGGAATCGATCATGAATCTCACTTCTCAGCTCCAGCAAATCCGTTCCAGAACGGACTTGCTGGAGTCTGCAGGTTCAAGTTCATCGcaatatgaagaagaaatgaaTCACACTTCTCAGCTCCAGCAAATCCGTTCGACGAATTTGCTGGAGTCGTCAGGATCAAGTTCGTCATCATACGAGGAAGAGGATATTATTGAGAAACTTAGTCTTTTCCACGACAGACTGAGTCAAGGCTTCAACATAAACCTGCAAGACCTCTTATTAAAATCCAACATATTTTCCGAGCTTGAATTCCTGCTCTGCAATTGTAATGTGTCACAAAGGGTGCGAGAAAAAGCAGGGTACGCTCTAAAGGAAGTTGTATTATTCAACAAAGACGTTTTCGTAGGACAAGTTTTGATGGGTCAAACAATAAAATCTTTAGTTTCAGTGGATTCATTGTGTTCACTAGAAGTTCTAATTTCGCTTATAAGAGCAATTAGAAGTCCCCTTGTTGATGTAATCGAATCCGTTGGTGGGATTTCGAAGGTGATTTCTTATTTAAATTCAGATGATTTGGCGCTAAAG GTAATGGCGATGGATTGCATTCTTGAAATCGCGTATTTTGGGAGGAAAGAAGCTATAGAATCAATGTTGAATTGTGAGTTGATAAAGAAGTTAGTGCAATTACAAAGGAGTGAATTGGGTGGTGATTTGATTGATTTGGGAAAAGCACAACTGAAAGAAGCCGAAGTCGAAGAGGAAGACAAAgggaacaacaagatgaagaaaaagaaaagagggtATGGAGAAAAGAGATATTTGGAGAGACATCCATTTGCAAGTTGTGTAGCAAGATTTGGAGTGCAATTGGAAGTAGGAGAAGGATTAAGGCAAAGAGAGAAAAGGGGATTTAaacaagaaatattgaaaaagattAGAGAGGCTTGTGATACTGATGCTGAAGCTGCTACTATTGTTGCTGAGGTTTTGTGGGGTTCTTCACCTTGA
- the LOC107853607 gene encoding translocase of chloroplast 90, chloroplastic has translation MMSFKDWVLSQLITKSVASSRPLLASDNFLTEEHPDQEFDRPAHTADLVTTTTLPNPIQSSNGDQENTNNFHSQQWTGEDSFQSDFRVDEKPSPVVKIEALQIKFLRLLKRFGVSEDNLLVSKVLYRIQLASLIRARESDLKRANLKMERARVIAAEHEAAGLPQLDFSFKILVLGRTGVGKSSTINSIFDQSRATTNAFKPATDHIQEIVGLVNGIRVSFIDTPGLLPPSPSNVRKNKKILHSVKRFLRKQTPDMVLYFERLDLINTGYSDFPLLKLITEVFSPAIWFNTILVMTHSSFNLREGTNGYPVNYESFVATCTDLVQHYIHQAVSDTKLKNPVILVENDPNCKTNNAGEKILPNGQVWKSQLLLLCICTKVLSDVNTLLEFEDSLKVGPSNVGRLPSLPHLLSSFLKHRAQIRNAGAENEIDQVSLLDSDDEDNEYDQLPPIRILTKSQFERLSGPQKKDYLDELDYRETLYLKKQLIEEARRQREKRISSTEGKAPDDESQEVPPEPVLLPDMAIPPSFDSDCPTHRYRCLITSEQWLARPVLDPNGWDHDVSFDGINLESSAEIRKNIFASVNGQMSKDKQDLSIQSEFGAAFTHPGRPTYIVGVDVQSANKELICTIHSNAKVRTLRTNVTECGISVIPFGDKCFLGAKCEDSFSIGKRLKFNVNAGRMGGDGQAAYGGSFAATLRGRDYPVRDESLSLSMTVLSFNKETVLSGNLQTDFRVSRGTNMSVSANLNNRKMGKVSIKTSSSERMEIAFIALFSIARALLRRKRNDQLIEDSVEAR, from the exons ATGATGAGCTTCAAGGACTGGGTACTGTCACAGTTAATAACGAAGTCGGTAGCCTCATCAAGACCACTTTTAGCATCAGATAACTTCTTGACAGAGGAACATCCTGATCAAGAGTTTGATCGCCCAG CTCACACTGCTGATTTGGTTACAACAACTACATTACCCAATCCAATCCAATCTTCCAATGGTGATCAGGAGAATACAAATAATTTCCACTCACAACAATGGACAGGCGAAGATTCTTTTCAGTCGGATTTTAGGGTTGATGAGAAGCCTAGTCCAGTGGTAAAGATTGAAGCCCTTCAGATTAAGTTCTTGCGCCTTCTTAAACGTTTTGGCGTGTCCGAGGACAACCTTTTGGTATCAAAGGTCTTATACCGGATCCAGCTGGCATCACTGATACGGGCAAGAGAATCAGATTTAAAAAGGGCAAATCTTAAAATGGAGAGAGCTCGTGTAATAGCAGCAGAACATGAAGCTGCTGGCCTACCACAATTGGATTTCTCATTTAAGATCCTTGTACTGGGTAGAACTGGAGTTGGCAAGAGTTCAACTATAAATTCCATTTTTGACCAATCAAGAGCAACAACCAACGCATTCAAGCCTGCTACTGACCATATTCAAGAGATTGTGGGACTGGTAAATGGCATCAGAGTATCGTTTATTGACACTCCTGGTTTATTGCCTCCCTCACCCAGTAATGTCCGGAAAAACAAGAAGATCTTGCATTCCGTGAAACGATTTTTAAGGAAACAAACGCCTGATATGGTACTGTATTTTGAGCGCCTGGATTTGATCAACACGGGCTACAGTGATTTTCCCTTGTTGAAGCTTATAACAGAAGTATTTAGTCCTGCAATTTGGTTTAACACCATCCTTGTCATGACTCATTCTTCCTTTAATCTTCGCGAAGGAACAAATGGATATCCTGTTAACTATGAATCTTTTGTCGCCACCTGCACAGATTTGGTGCAACATTATATTCACCAGGCAGTCTCTGACACAAAGCTCAAAAATCCAGTGATTTTGGTGGAGAATGATCCCAATTGTAAGACCAATAACGCTGGAGAGAAAATTCTTCCTAATGGGCAAGTGTGGAAATCTCAGTTATTGTTGCTGTGCATATGCACCAAAGTTCTAAGTGATGTTAATACCCTATTGGAGTTCGAAGACAGTCTAAAGGTCGGACCATCAAATGTAGGCCGATTACCTTCTCTTCCACATCTTCTCTCATCCTTTTTAAAGCATCGTGCTCAGATAAGAAATGCCGGAGCTGAGAATGAAATTGATCAGGTTTCTCTTTTAGACTCGGATGATGAAGACAACGAATATGATCAGTTACCTCCTATTCGGATACTGACCAAGTCTCAGTTTGAAAGGTTGAGTGGTCCCCAAAAGAAGGATTATCTTGACGAATTAGACTACCGGGAAACCCTCTATTTGAAAAAACAACTGATAGAGGAAGCTCGTAGACAAAGAGAAAAGAGAATTTCTTCGACTGAGGGTAAAGCCCCAGATGATGAGTCGCAGGAAGTCCCACCAGAGCCAGTTCTGCTGCCAGATATGGCTATTCCTCCAAGCTTCGATTCAGATTGCCCTACTCACAGATACAGATGTCTCATCACGAGTGAACAATGGCTTGCAAGACCAGTCCTTGATCCCAATGGTTGGGACCATGATGTGAGCTTTGATGGCATTAACCTTGAGAGCAGTgcagaaataagaaaaaacatcTTTGCATCGGTTAATGGACAAATGAGCAAGGACAAACAAGACTTGAGTATTCAATCCGAGTTTGGTGCAGCTTTTACCCATCCAGGCCGGCCCACTTACATTGTAGGTGTTGACGTTCAATCTGCCAATAAAGAGCTGATCTGTACTATTCACAGTAACGCAAAGGTAAGAACTTTAAGAACTAATGTCACAGAGTGTGGTATTTCTGTTATACCGTTCGGGGATAAGTGTTTTCTTGGTGCCAAGTGTGAAGATAGTTTTTCAATTGGAAAGAGACTGAAATTTAATGTGAACGCTGGTCGGATGGGTGGTGATGGGCAAGCAGCTTATGGCGGAAGCTTTGCAGCTACTTTAAGAGGTAGGGATTATCCAGTGAGAGATGAAAGTCTGAGTCTCTCGATGACAGTTCTCTCTTTTAACAAAGAAACAGTATTGAGCGGAAACTTGCAAACTGACTTCAGAGTGAGCCGAGGTACAAACATGTCGGTCAGCGCAAACCTTAATAACCGGAAGATGGGTAAAGTTTCCATCAAGACAAGCAGCTCTGAGCGCATGGAAATAGCTTTTATCGCACTTTTCTCCATTGCGAGAGCCCTTCTGCGCAGAAAGAGAAATGACCAACTTATTGAAGACTCCGTGGAAGCGCGATGA